DNA from Drosophila busckii strain San Diego stock center, stock number 13000-0081.31 chromosome 2R, ASM1175060v1, whole genome shotgun sequence:
TAGTTGTATGTGCATAAGCTCCCGATGGACTTGCATGTGTAAGAGCGGTGGTGGTTACAATGCCACTGGCTTTGCCCGCAGCTTGTGCCCATGCAGCAATGGAGCTAACTTGATGCGCAGGATCCTCACTACCACTGCAGTTGTTGAAATTTACAGCTGCAGTGATGCCAAGAGCCACAATGCTCGTCTTCACGCCACACAAATACGCCGTGGCCGTGCAGGCAGAGTCCGGCACTTGAGCATTGGTGCAGTAGGTCTGTGGAGAATTTAGAACTCATAAGCTAATCTCTGTTTGATATTTGATAGCACTAACCTTGCTGAGTCCTGCGTAGGGAAATTTCTCAAATGTCAAGGCGTCTTCCTCACCAGTGTTGCCCTTTAGCTGTCCCTGCAGAATGCGAGCGGCAGTTACAGTGGACAGCGACATGCCATCGCCTAGAAACATGATGACATTCTTGGCCTTGCGCTGAtccggctgcggctgcttcaAGCGTTTTGCTATCTCCTCATGAGCCAGATCATACCAAAACTGCGCATCCTGTTCCTGAAGCGGCGAAGTTTTATTCTTAGCAAGTGCGTTGGGATCCATGATGTTTTCGCTGCCACGTGTGAAAATACGCTGCACTCCACCCACTAGATGCTCCTGCTTGTGTATCTCAGGCACTGCTAAAAGAAAATACTTTAGTTAATATGTTCTAAGGACTGCTCAGTTACTTACGCTCAAAGGCAGCTGCCCAGGCGGCAGTAACCAATGCGCTGAGCACTAGTACAATAGAAATGTTCTTAAGCATGATTGCTGCCAGAGCCCAACTAAACTTTTGGGTTGAATagcctatatatatacatatgtctatctaaaaaaaatgagTCGCGCGCGTGTCTAATCTTTAGTAGTTCTTTTTTTATCTGAGCATTATTATAACAGTTggcaaaatttgtataaattgtcATTTTATGACAAGTCTCGtgaaatgaattaatattGCTAAAGTTATGCAtcaaaataagaaacaaataGAGTGATCACACTGGCCTACAgctggatttttttttttttcttaaaatttgcattattttgatGGTTTTTTAATGTTTCTTTTGTGGGTTTTTAgccatattttttttcaattcctCGATACGTTTTCTGATTCTCTTCTGTTCCTCAGACcactttgctttaagcttttgtaACTGTTCCGCTTCctataaaagtttatattaccaaatacaaatatataaaaatatatatacgcacTTTTCTTCTAATGTACTCTTGTTCTATAGACGTACCCTTGTCTTTAAAATCTTTAGAATAATTTCTAATGAAAAAgcgtttaaaattttaagctagTTTTCGGTTTTTAGACAGCACCAACCTTAAGATTCTAAGTAATGAAGTTTTTGGATATTTTAAAAAGCCTAGACATCTGCTGACGGCTTTGCCAATATATTGGTTCATAATGACCTCTTTGAAAAcccaataaaaaataaaaattttgtaaaaaagtgccaaaaaatttataagaaaagctttgaattttgaaaatgaCTTACTTCACTATATGTACtaagtttttgttaaaaactATAAGAGTAAATACATTTCAGAAATTCATTCATTGAAATAGGAAGTGAATAACGGCTATCTCACGAAATTAGCAAACATTAATAAACGCAGCAGACAAAACAGAGACAGCCGGGTGATAAAAGGCAAGATCTGATTAATCTAGTATACGTTTTTGTTGGATTATACTTTAAGGCACGCAGGCAAGTAATGTTTAGTAGGCTCTTTGCATCAGCAcgcttaacaaatttaaagaaaaaatattttttaaaatctgCTAGTGAGTCGGCAATCTTTTCGGCATGTCATTTCTTTTGAATACTGTCATTCGTCGCCAATTTGGCGCTAGAAGTATGTCTGGCAGCGCTGGCCAAAGTGGTGGTAATttattgtatgcatataaaactCACAATTTTACAAGATAACGCTCCATTAACAGCTGGTTACAAGTTTTGGCAACGTCTTACATTCTGTGTTGCGCTCCCAACCGTTTGTGTCTGCATGATCAATGCTTACCAAAGTAAGGAAACTGAGCCGTCTTCagaatttgtaaaatatgaaTACTTGTGCCGCCGTGAAAAGCGTTTTCCTTGGGGTGATGGTACGAAAAGCTTGTTTCACAATCCGCATGTTAATAAGCTTCCAGATAAAAACGAGTCGTGAATGCATAACATAGGAATACGTTAAAtaaagcgcaaataaatatttcatgctTAACTTTTTTTCAAACAGGTCTGCTTCGACTTTACAATCAATGTCAAGTTATCGTTCAGCCACCACTTTAGTTATCGTTTTCATTCGTGCTGATAAGGTAGCACATTTAAACCCtacttaaattcaaatattttattttacatttgtacAATGTTATCGTTAATTAATGGAATTTATAGTAAAATTAGGTCCGATGCAGCTGGAAACAATTCCGTGAAATTTGTATTACCAGGCCAACGTGCAGGTAAAAAcaaagctttattttatttatttttttttaaataaaactttccTTTGCAGTTAGCAACAAAGTATGGCAGAGTCTTGGCTTCTTTGTAGTCATGCCAGCTGTCGGCTTTGGCCTAGTTAAAGCTTTTATGCAGATAAAGGAGCAGAAAGAGTCCCAGGCGAAACCAGTAGTAATGGATTATTATAGACGTCATCGGGAGAAGGGTACAGTGCCGGCAAAGTCGCAtagaaaaaatgaaattaaaacaattgagGATAATGCAGAAATTGGTGCATTCTTTTATTGGTAGAAAATATGCatagtaaacattttaatttatgtatattaattctatgtaaattaaaataaattggatTTATTTAGCAGAGCTTCTGCCACGGCGTCTCTTACGTGGCTCTTCCACAATGCGGTTACTTGACTTTTTAGCAGCCTCACCAGACCTGTGCTTACGCTTCGAGGATTCCGATCGGCTAGCTTTATGTTATTTAGCAGAGCTTCTGCCATGACGTCTCTTACGTGTCTCCTCTACAGTCCGATTACTTGGCTTCTTAGCAGCCTCATCAGACCtgcgctcacgctcacgctcccGCTTCACAACAGGTTTCGAGGATTCCGGTGAGCTAGATTCTTGTTTAATGGTAGCTCTACTTGTGCGTGTGGATTTACTTGACTTTTCCGCTTTAACTTTTTCCAAAGATCTGCGCCTTTTGACTGGCGGTGGCGAGGGTAAGTCATCCAGTTCATCGCCCAGCAGCTCcgctaataaatttgtttcttCGCCGCTATCACGAGCTTCTTCCGCCTCCGCTTCCTCTTCATTTTGATATGGCACCATATCTACCACATGATCATCCTCGATGTGCCTCTTCAGCTCAGAGGTCGTTAAGAATATAAAATCGCAAAATTCGCAGGCAAAGCGCTCGCTATCCTTGTGCGCCTGGATATGCGGATCGACACAATCATAGTCCTTCAATTTAGCCTTGCACAATGGACAAGTCAGGGAGATACTGGCATGTATGGTTGAATGATCCACCAGACTGTCATAAGTCTTATGGGTATCCTTGCATATGCTGCAGATAAACGAGATGGTCGATGCCTGCTTATGTGTACGCAAATGACGTGACAGATGATGCGACAGCAAATAGGACTTGGCACAATATTTGCAAGGATAAACACGCTTGCCAGCATGTGCAACCAGATGACGCGCCAGCTTTCCTGCAGTAACGAAGCTGCGTTCGCAGTATTGACAAGGGAAAGGCAAATTCGTTTCGTGTATAACCTGCAATGGAGATAGAGAGAATTGAATCATAGTGCACTATAATCTTTGCTAGTTGCACTTACCTCATGGCGCTCTAGACCCTGCTTGAAGGCAAAGGACTTTTGGCAGATTCCACACTGAAAGGGACGCTTCTTTGTATGACGCTCGGCATGCTTCTCCATCTCGTCGCGTGATAAGAATGGTTTCTCGCAATGGACACAAATAAACTTGGGCACATCcgtgtgtgtgcgttcatGACGATGCAGCAGAGCACGCCGGGTGAAGGCCTTTTCGCAGACAGTGCACTTGTATGGACGCTCGCCTGTGTGTACAAAGCTGTGCTTCTGCAGATCGTATTTTGAGAAGAAGCTCTTTTCGCACTCGGTACACTGAAAGCAGCGCTCACGCGTATGATTCACCCGATGAATATCGAGCAACTGCAATAAGGGGAACGAGCGTTCGCAGTCTGGACAGGGAAACACATTTGTTTCCACAGGTTCGGCATTCTTTTTTGGATCCGTAGGCTCCATCTTGCTGGGATCAATAAGCTCTGTTATAAGGGTGACATTGCCATCCTCGTAGTGTTTGATTTGTGGAGTGGCCAGGCAAGGCTCAACCGTTTCACTAGCGCCCTTATTCAGAAGTCGCAT
Protein-coding regions in this window:
- the LOC108597124 gene encoding uncharacterized protein LOC108597124 gives rise to the protein MLSLINGIYSKIRSDAAGNNSVKFVLPGQRAVSNKVWQSLGFFVVMPAVGFGLVKAFMQIKEQKESQAKPVVMDYYRRHREKGTVPAKSHRKNEIKTIEDNAEIGAFFYW
- the LOC108597122 gene encoding zinc finger protein 19 — translated: MAALGIVREAELRRKQICRFCLTQQEGNLASMYEENKRVKASASLPLQIMAITSIEINDDDGMPRYICLDCRLLFEHCYRFKQMCKNGETLLRQYPLTGKWPEPLKKPRAPPMVNKIQLTAQKTPAASVTPPKKLLNSVAKMNNVDIHSVEIMEDITVTKMLLNSPVKTEKKKPQPKAQSYQLKVDNNQELSMDDVQNLIADMEDELEPLDEIEIKPGKPKVLNIASMRLLNKGASETVEPCLATPQIKHYEDGNVTLITELIDPSKMEPTDPKKNAEPVETNVFPCPDCERSFPLLQLLDIHRVNHTRERCFQCTECEKSFFSKYDLQKHSFVHTGERPYKCTVCEKAFTRRALLHRHERTHTDVPKFICVHCEKPFLSRDEMEKHAERHTKKRPFQCGICQKSFAFKQGLERHEVIHETNLPFPCQYCERSFVTAGKLARHLVAHAGKRVYPCKYCAKSYLLSHHLSRHLRTHKQASTISFICSICKDTHKTYDSLVDHSTIHASISLTCPLCKAKLKDYDCVDPHIQAHKDSERFACEFCDFIFLTTSELKRHIEDDHVVDMVPYQNEEEAEAEEARDSGEETNLLAELLGDELDDLPSPPPVKRRRSLEKVKAEKSSKSTRTSRATIKQESSSPESSKPVVKRERERERRSDEAAKKPSNRTVEETRKRRHGRSSAK